In the genome of Lactuca sativa cultivar Salinas chromosome 3, Lsat_Salinas_v11, whole genome shotgun sequence, the window TGATGGATTTGGGCTTTTGTGGTGTTGTacatggtgtgtgtgtgtgtgtgtatatatatatatatatatatatatatatatatatatatatatatattcagccGTATAGGAGTTAGTAGTTTTTCATTAGTTTTCACGGCTGCTTTGAGTTCTTATGTACTTGGTGGTTTATTGATAATagaagtgtgtgcatttgaaactattttgtgttcttgaatcATTGCTTATTTAACATTTCATATTCTTTAAGCAATTAGGATTGATATTGCATGAGATCCACTGATTTGGGACTTACACCTTTGTGATCCATGCACTAGTTTGGTCATTTTTGGAACTCTTTAGAAGTTAGGGTTAAAGATCTTACATGATAGACACATTAaaattaataaagttggaaactttattcatttGGACACTAAGGAGGTTCAGATGTGAGAATTGGAGCTTCTAACTttaaggattaagtgcttaatagtaGGAGGTTGTTAAGCCATAGGAACGACATGCCTATTAAGTGTCGTGAAGCACTTATGACTATTTCATTACTATTTTTCTATGTAGTAAGATGCGGAGCGCCTAGTCTTAGTCATGTCGTACCTATCATTGACTTTGAAcaatttgacttttggtcaaacttaaaATATTATCTAGTTGGTACGTGAAACTGTTTCTTACGAGTGTGTACATGTAGCTAAGATTTCTTCAACTTTTGATTCAAGTGAGTTATCTCAATAAACTATGTGTTACAATATATGTCATTTATATGAAATGATGTAGTGATATTGTGGTATGTTGATTGTACGAGTAGGCTAACGGAGTCTATTGTATGTTGATtgcttgattatgtgatatgttgatatgtatgttTGAGGAGTTGACGATGGATAGACACTAGAGCCGAGAGCCTAAAATACTCGTGTCAATGACTGGATATATACTATAGTCGTTAGTCGTTGTTGATGACTAGACATGCATTAGAGCTGTTAGTCTCCATTTGATTTGGTGGATCGACACTAGCGTCAAGAGTCTTTGTTTGTAAGTATTACATGTGTATtgcagtatgtggtattttggggaactctctaagctttgtacttataaTTGTAGATTAAATATTTTTCAGGTAGTTCTTCTAATCGTGGAAAGGCTCCAACTTGACTCTATTATACGTGCGTCGTAGATTATTATGTTTTTTAAACTTCCGTTGATTATGTTGATTTTGATACACTATTTTCCATGACTTGGTTTTGATACATTTTGACACTATGGTTTGATGTTTGATCTTttacgaaaatatttttgatggtTTACtgtattttcaaaagaaaatttttggttgaaatttATGACGTTACAATTATCATGAAGTGGGAATTAGTGACGACTACAAAAGAAAAAGGCATTGAAGCAACATAAAAGGCAGGCATCCTAAAATGGCCGATGAACATAATCATACACATGGTTTTGATTATTTGATCGTACCAAATTCTTTATGCAACTCATTGTTTTTTGTGCATGAATCTAGTACCACGGTAAGGAATTATTGTTTGATCTTTTACCCATTTTTATACGGGTATTATAGTTATCTTTTgatataaaaataaactaaattccCCATCGAAATCAAATCCATCTCTTTATTTGCACTTCATCAAATGACCAGAAACACATGATATAAATAGAACACTTGTAGCTTTAAGGTCAAGTGTGGTGAAAACATGATTGATTTTGTGAAAAGACTCGTATACATGTAAAGTCAAATCCTCTATCATATCTatgtaaaatataaatataacactTGCAAAAAAATCAAATCACCCACCGCTCCGAACATTTACTTAATCAAGTCCCACTTTTTATCTGTATAAAATCAAAACCACCATCGAAATCAATTTTGTGAACAGAGATGGGTGTTCTTGATCGAAGAAGAAAATAATGGCTAAGAGGCGGTCTAATAGTTCGGGCATCACCATAACTTTTACATAGATGTCAACGTTGTCTGGACAAAATGATGTTCATATTCAAATTTTTATCGGATGTGAAAGACAAATCTCATTTTTCGTTTGATGGAGGATAACACTGATGGTGCACAAAGGTAATTATGATGGTTCGGAGAGAAAATAATGAAAGGAATCTCGATACATACACGGGGGTGGTGATAACGTCCTTTACATTGACCATGAAAAGGATTGAGGTAATGTTAACACATGTGATTTCTTGGAGAAGAAGGTGTGGAGTGGGCCCATTCAAATAAGTACTATTAAAAAATTGAAATCGAtaataaaaataactaaaaaataataaaaaagggcataaaaaaattaaactaaaccATATGGATGGTTAAAGTTAAAAAAGAATTTAAGGATAAAATGTGCAAGCTATTCCAAATTAAAAGggccattcatgtaatttactgattttatgatttattctaaaaaagtattttttttaagcCTTTAAAAAAGTCTAAGAACTTTTTATGATAAACCTATAATTCTCGGTTTATCAAAAtaaagttattatatatatatatatatatatatatatatatatatatatatatatatatatagagagagagagagagagagagagagagagagagtcaagatcaaataagaaggaaatttttggtaggaaggtaagaaattttttttctacatatttttttcgcgaacaaacaaaatgattcattagatgattcatttgtaagatgattcacaagaaaaaaattctaaaaaaaaacatctcgatgattcatttatacaatgattttgttgttattcactaaaattgtcacaaaagtgatttttttctaaatttacttaaaaatgaatcataaagatgtttttttgggaattttttcttgtgaatcatcttacaaatgaatcatctagtgattcatttcttttgttcgtcaaaaaaatatgtagaaaaaaaacttcttatcttcctaccaaaaaaatttcttaccggatctatatcctatatatatatatatatatatatatatataaaagattaggtgagaactcattttaaagtgaggACTCGTAAGTGCtctttaaaaaattgaaaaaaaatctaaaaagaaatacaaatcataaaattgcGCATAGATTGTTCGggagaaaaaaaaaactgaatcatggatcataatgatgcaaaataaaaatgaaaattgacTCATTAATCAGTTTTAATGATGtaaaaaaaaattccaattttttttctccGAGACATAGATCTATGCttaattttatgatttgtatttttttagattttttttcaatttatttaaaaAGTCTTCACGAGTtctcactttatatatatatatatatatatatatatatatatatatatatatatatatatatatatatatatatatatatgatttactaTTATATTTAAGTTGTATTAATATAAACCATCAAAGTGTGACAACTTTTTTATATCAACAAATTTGAGTTCTTATAACATGTTAAAAGTGTTAAGAGTAGAATACTTTGTCAATATTTTAGTGACTTTAGTGGGATGTTTAGTatctaaaattttcattaaaaccattaaatttttccaaaatttcaTATTATGATAAGTTTCTTATAATAACATGTCAAAAAATAGTTGATATAATCTCTTTTCAAACTTGAATTGTTTTTATTGTTGAATCTAAAATACAATGGACCCTTATGCCAAGACATCGCTTATAAATTGTACAATTTTGAAGTCTTACAAAAAAATATCTTATGATTAGTacgtaaaagaaaataaaaataaaaaagatgatGGATATATTTGAAATGattgattaaataaataaaaaaactgatTCCCATGTGGGTATCGTTGGTTAACGTCAGTGTTTTCTTGTAATCAGGATTGTGACTTGTGAACCACTTGATGTCTGCAACgtgtaattttaaattaattttaattttgttttccatTTAAGGGTAGGTCCATCACTAACTCTGTCCATTTTGGAAGCTTTCTGCTACTTGCCTTCTCCTCTCTCCATCACTTCTTTGATGCTTTTCAGATTTTGGTTCATTGTATTCATTTCTCTATCATATCTatctttttcatcattttcatAAATCCCTTTTTtactcaacaataataataataacataacaacatcgTTAAATACCATGAAGATGATGTCAAACTCCTACTGCAAATCCAAATCATTACAACATTATTTATTGGTCCAGACTTGTCAATTACTGCTTCAAAAGAGGAGACTCCCTTACAACAATAGATTTCAGTTCCTATTAAATATATTCTTTTCATCTTCaccttttgaatttttttttttaaaaagttgttTACTACTTTAACAACCGATTAATACAAGAAAATCActtgtttaaattttgtattCCTTCATTAGATCGATTATTCTATATgttatagtgtgtgtgtgtgtgtgtttaaggtACAAATTGAGTGAAACTGAACATGAAATGTGGAGCTAATTAACTATATATGTTATAGACTTATATTTCTTTGTGGTGAGGTGGAATTTTGTACAAAATGTTATTGTTAAAATGTTAATGTTGTCATCCAAAATGGAAGCCTCCTATTGGTTTATAGGAATTGTTTGGAGATGGAAGCTTTAAAGTTGCTATAATCCCAGCAGCAAGAGCGCTTACAGAAGCAAGAACAAACGCCGGGACATTCCCTCCACCAAATAACGCGTCCCATGGGCCCGCACCAAGTGACACAATCATCTAAACATTATTATAAatacaaaatttatttatttattattattattttttgttaaaatgtTTTCACATAAGTAACCCAAAATACCTGTGGTATTACAATTGCAAGATTCAAAACCCCAATCGCCAATCCTACAAACAAAACGAAACAAAAAAATTAAGGgagtaattaaaaattaaaaattaaaattaattaccTTGGCCACCACCTGTATCAGCGGTTAGATCTGCGGTCATAGAGAAGGGAACACTGTAAGTTATCTGCAACAAACAGATACGGCGGTTAATTAGATCTGGTGATTCCATTCCTTTGTTGTGATTCCATTCCGATTACTTACAGCAAGAGGAAGGCCAAGAATGGCAAACACAACCAAAGAAGCATTTTTTATTGCTTCATTTCCTCCGATCCCTTGTGATTCCCCTAAAGAAATTAAAGTAATAATTGCAGTTCCCGCCATGCAAGCAAACACAATAAAATTGCTTACTGCCCATAAATATTTCGAACCGATCCACAGACACATCGGCTCGATTAGAAACGAACTTATACCAAGAACCACCTGTCACAATATATTccagtatttaaaaaaaaaaaaaaaaaaaaaaaaaaaaaaaagaagtaaTATTACTACATTATTATtggtgtttgattttgatttttgaggTCTTACTGAGTTCAATAGCAAACCAAATGCACCTTCTCTTACACCTTCATCATAAGCTTTGATTTCAATAGCACTCCCCTTTGGGTCACCATGATACACCTCTCTACCCATCCAATCtgtatcaaaaagaaaaaaaggaaacCACGACAACTGCaaacatacacataatcacattaataaataaatatataaataagtctATTTTGTAAtgatataagtattttttttttttttttttttttttgtttttgaattgAAAATTTAAACTTACCCAAGTAAGGGCCATTACGAGAAGGACAGAGTGCATTCCTAATGGTAAATGGCGTAAGCTGGTCAAAAGGTTGACCAGGACAGCTCCTGGACTGTCGCTAAAAGTCTCGACTTGATCTTTAGCTGCTGAGTCAGCGTTTCTGTCATTGGTGTCTAATTCGAAAACACTTTCGGGCATGTTTCCGACTTTGTGGTGGACTGCGTTTTTCCGGGGTTTTGATTCGGTGTGGTCAGGACTATGGTCGTGATGCGGTGGATCCTCGACAAGAGGGACAGCGTCTGATAATCTGAGATGCTGTTTTGGTGCTAATGGAATCTCTTTCGCAAAGTAGAGTGTCACCATTGTGCAAAACGTAAGAAAAATCTgtgtaaaaaaaaaatccatcaaAAAAAAGGTCTCATATAAAAAACATGTGTGGTGTTATTAAAACTCACTACTGCAACTAAAAAGGCTGCTTTTAGATTTCCACAAGCCTCACAACAAGCTCTGTTTGTCAAGAAAGGGAACCATCTGAAAATGGGAATTGTGTTATAAATCTTATAgtatttaaaaataaatgtttaGTTTTATTGATTGAGGTTGATTGTAATTAAAATGTTTCATGGTTTTACCTATGCCAATTTCCACTAGCACcagatgaaaaccctaaaatgTTTCCAATTGCCATCCATGAGCAAAATATAGCATTTGCTGAGTTTCTTTGATCAGGGCCTATTGGAAGGATTTTaaatattagtatttttttttatattttaaaaatcatGTTTTCTTAGTGTTTAACAGAGGGTATAGTAGTAAATACAACCTGCTAAATCAGCGAGAAGAGCTCGGGCAGGGCCCTAGAATTAGTAAGATAATTATTTGGATGTAAAATGTGATAGTTAAAAATGTGTTGATACACAAAAATAAatgacaaaaaaaagaaaaagaaaaacttgCCTGAACTGTGTTGTTGGCAAGGTCCAACATCCAAAATCCTAAGATGAATACGAAAGCTGCTCTTGTACGAGTACCTTTGAATGTGCtgcaatatataaatatatatatatatatatatatatatatatatatatatatatatatatatatatatatatattaactagtttataaaattatattaattttatttattgtaaCTATATTAAGGAGGATATAAAGAGGGGACCTGCAATGTTCTTTTGTATCTCCGAGGAAGTACCCGATGTCTGCAGAAAACCCGATAATTATGACCTAAAGTGCAAAGTCTAGTTTAGTGGAGATAAAAATATGGTAATTAAGAAAGGTGGATATATATATGGATGTTGTAATGTAATGCTCACAGCAAGTGATATCATGAGGGATCCGATTAAAATAAATGGTCGTCTTCTTCCATATTTTGAAGAGCATTTGTCACTCCAAATGCCAACACAAGGTTGAACCTGAAAGACAAATTATTTCAGGTTGGTTAATCAAAAAATTAATATGACAACCAACCAGGATTTAATATGGGAGATTCCTTTTGGACCCTATTTATAGCTCAGGGTTATTGACAAGTTTATGAAAGAAACACACATTTGCATAAAATAAAGAGGCAACAACGGGCATTAAATATTTTGTAGAAGACCTTGACTTCAACCCGTGTGCTAGACTGCTAGGATTGTCTATTTTCACAAAGCCAATCTTGGAATGTCATTCGTACTTGTTGGGGAGAAATTCATCGCAAGAATGTAGCAACAAAGCATGAAGTTTTTGTTTTACTCTTATATTTCACTAGTTTTTATTTACAACATATAAATATTAAAACAGAGTAACCATAGTCTAATATTTGTTTTGTATTTTAATTATTAGTACAACAAAACTAGTGTATTCAAGCCTTCCTCCTTTGAGTGTTAAGATGCCACCAAATGTCTCGCATCGCCTACTGCATTGGTTCCAAAATCTCAGTCCTAACAAACCACTTAAAAGATCCTTGAATCTGAGACAATGTGGGAAACCACCCTTGATTTTATCAAACGTCTTCCCAGCTTTGACCTTGAGGACAAGGTCAATTTTGAAGAGGACCACAAGATTATGAGATCACATGAAGTTGTTATTGACATTCCTTtcaatttaatttctttttatttcatCCTACAACTTTAAATAATGTAAGAAGAAATCATGTTGGGATATGAAAAGTATTGCTTTGTTTTCTACACtctcatcatcttcttcctcctcctcagGAGCTCAGCCTTGCTCAACAGAGGCCTACCCCCTATAAGTCTTCCTGTCATGTCAATACCTCTCCGACTACTTTTGACAAGAATTGCCAACAACTATAGACTAGTAGTTGAAGGTACTAAATTTCCATTGATGTGAAATGTACAAAAAATTTATGATTAAGCAAGTAAAGTGGTGATCTCCTAAGGCAAAAAGTAGTGATACTAAAGCGAGTAAAGGAACCTTCTCAGAGCTCTATCCAAGGTTGTGTTATGATGTCGCAAGTATAGTGTAACTGAAATTTCATAAATAATGCATATTTCCTCATTTAGCCAAAAATCAATTTTAACTGTAAATTGTTCCAAAACGTTCTCAAATAATTCACAGTGGACAGATTCCATTACCTCACTCCCTCTTTTCCTACTTTTTCCAGCACTTCTCACACGGGCACTCCATCTTATCTTTTGCAACTTCTTCTTGTAGGTTTATGTCCTTAAAAGAACTCAGATATAAGTTAATGTTACTATCTGTGAAAGAGCTATACCTAAGTTAAGTAATAGTTCATAGCCATGATGTGGAGAAAATGTAATAAGACAAAAAGAGTTGTGAACTAGCTAAATATACAGTATAACCAGCATAAACAAGAGTTTTCATTTGCATACCAACCATGTTAACAAAACAATCTTCATGTGTTATAAAGCAGTGGCATACTTCTGAAGTTAAAATGAAATTTAGATAAGTGAAAAGATGTTATTGTAACTTACCACAAGACCTGTAATAGGACCACAAAGCCAGATAAAGGAAGAGAATGCATGCCCTATTCCAAGTGTCTGTATCGAAAATAAAAGGAGGGGAATCAATAAGAAAGTAACAACAATAGAACAAGACATGCTAACATGAACACTGACAATTGACTATCTACATTTACATATTAGGCCTGGTCTTTTTAGCTTCATATACAATTGACAGATGAAGAAACTCGCATAGGCAATATCAAACTGTAGGACTATTCCTATTAGAGTTATATCTAGTGATCAATTCCAGGCACAAAATATGATCAAGTGTGAAGGCTTCCAACTACTCAAAGACTAAAGCACAAATCCATGAAGCAATTGTATCCAAAAGAAGTCAGAGTCATGATGGGTAGACAAGGAATAGGATTTACTGAATTCTTACATTCTCACCTGAAAACCAGGTACTTAAGTTCCTTCTGGCATCTACTTGCAACCATTTTTATCTTTATAAGTTAACAGTGAATTCTAATATTTAAGTAAATACCAACATAACTCCCCAGAATGTATAGTGAAGAGAAAAAAGGACTCAGCATTGTTGGTTTAAAGGGCTCCAAATCACCAAAACTACATTCACTCAAGCTACACTTGCTCAACGACATGACTACTTTGAGAAGACAGATAAATGCATCGACATACAACATACCAACACTCCCTGCGAGAAATATTCGAATTGcaaaagtaaaaaattaaaaaaacctgAATGTAAGGCGTTAGAAGCGAGAGTTGCAGGGCCCATCCAAATTGAACACCGGCGGCAACAGTACAACTCAAAATCAACGTAATCAAGCTACAATTGTTGGTCGGTGGTCCTTGCGACGGAGAAGAAGAATTTGAGGCAATTCCATGGGGAAATACATTAGAAGTATCGGATTCCATGCGTCGATTAGCTTCCTCTTcgaatttcattatttcaacCTCCGCGTCTGCATCATTCCTGAGGTTTTTGTAGGGCACACGGATCGACATTGAATCCATATTTTATTCAAAttcacatacatacataacacattGCGATGGATAATTGGATATAGACCTAATTCAATACGATTCCGTCGAGATGAACGAATTTCAGATCTGCGATTGTTGTAGAATTGCAACGGTCAGTAAGTCACGAACAATTGACGCAGCGTCAAAGTTGGCCGGGGGAAGGGGAGCTGATATTGTTATGGAACGGAggaacatgagacagagacgtGATGTTGGTAACACCGTTAATTTGTCTTCGTCAATAGGACTCGCGTTGACTTCCATTCCCCTACCCTTTAATATTcaatttttaagtattttaatttAAGATCTTATAttcaattaaatttatatattattattttttgaaataatAGTGAAATTATtaaattgtggacaatttgaaggTTAGGCTGTATTCCATTTGGTTAACAATATATGCGGGTGTTGTGTGTAGAAACGTAATCGAATATGAGGTCAAAATGTAAGGAGTTAATTGAATATGATATCAAAATATAAGAACTTTCTAAGAGATTTCTAAACGTGAAACCAGTTAATCTGAAAAATTGTCCATAACTGAATAATTTAACCGGTATTCCCGACTTAATAGAAAAAAGATAGGAGATTTCCCTTTAATTGAAAGACAAAATTTCATGATTGGTATGGAGGATTTTAAAATTTGGCATGTTAAGGATAATAATAATATTGAGAAGTGTTACAATGATAGTC includes:
- the LOC111891142 gene encoding sucrose transport protein SUC3 isoform X4; translated protein: MKFEEEANRRMESDTSNVFPHGIASNSSSPSQGPPTNNCSLITLILSCTVAAGVQFGWALQLSLLTPYIQTLGIGHAFSSFIWLCGPITGLVVQPCVGIWSDKCSSKYGRRRPFILIGSLMISLAVIIIGFSADIGYFLGDTKEHCSTFKGTRTRAAFVFILGFWMLDLANNTVQGPARALLADLAGPDQRNSANAIFCSWMAIGNILGFSSGASGNWHRWFPFLTNRACCEACGNLKAAFLVAVIFLTFCTMVTLYFAKEIPLAPKQHLRLSDAVPLVEDPPHHDHSPDHTESKPRKNAVHHKVGNMPESVFELDTNDRNADSAAKDQVETFSDSPGAVLVNLLTSLRHLPLGMHSVLLVMALTWLSWFPFFLFDTDWMGREVYHGDPKGSAIEIKAYDEGVREGAFGLLLNSVRPQKSKSNTNNNVVLGISSFLIEPMCLWIGSKYLWAVSNFIVFACMAGTAIITLISLGESQGIGGNEAIKNASLVVFAILGLPLAITYSVPFSMTADLTADTGGGQGLAIGVLNLAIVIPQMIVSLGAGPWDALFGGGNVPAFVLASVSALAAGIIATLKLPSPNNSYKPIGGFHFG
- the LOC111891142 gene encoding sucrose transport protein SUC3 isoform X2; protein product: MDSMSIRVPYKNLRNDADAEVEIMKFEEEANRRMESDTSNVFPHGIASNSSSPSQGPPTNNCSLITLILSCTVAAGVQFGWALQLSLLTPYIQTLGIGHAFSSFIWLCGPITGLVVQPCVGIWSDKCSSKYGRRRPFILIGSLMISLAVIIIGFSADIGYFLGDTKEHCSTFKGTRTRAAFVFILGFWMLDLANNTVQGPARALLADLAGPDQRNSANAIFCSWMAIGNILGFSSGASGNWHRWFPFLTNRACCEACGNLKAAFLVAVIFLTFCTMVTLYFAKEIPLAPKQHLRLSDAVPLVEDPPHHDHSPDHTESKPRKNAVHHKVGNMPESVFELDTNDRNADSAAKDQVETFSDSPGAVLVNLLTSLRHLPLGMHSVLLVMALTWLSWFPFFLFDTDWMGREVYHGDPKGSAIEIKAYDEGVREGAFGLLLNSVRPQKSKSNTNNNVVLGISSFLIEPMCLWIGSKYLWAVSNFIVFACMAGTAIITLISLGESQGIGGNEAIKNASLVVFAILGLPLAITYSVPFSMTADLTADTGLAIGVLNLAIVIPQMIVSLGAGPWDALFGGGNVPAFVLASVSALAAGIIATLKLPSPNNSYKPIGGFHFG
- the LOC111891142 gene encoding sucrose transport protein SUC3 isoform X3, whose amino-acid sequence is MDSMSIRVPYKNLRNDADAEVEIMKFEEEANRRMESDTSNVFPHGIASNSSSPSQGPPTNNCSLITLILSCTVAAGVQFGWALQLSLLTPYIQTLGIGHAFSSFIWLCGPITGLVVQPCVGIWSDKCSSKYGRRRPFILIGSLMISLAVIIIGFSADIGYFLGDTKEHCSTFKGTRTRAAFVFILGFWMLDLANNTVQGPARALLADLAGPDQRNSANAIFCSWMAIGNILGFSSGASGNWHRWFPFLTNRACCEACGNLKAAFLVAVIFLTFCTMVTLYFAKEIPLAPKQHLRLSDAVPLVEDPPHHDHSPDHTESKPRKNAVHHKVGNMPESVFELDTNDRNADSAAKDQVETFSDSPGAVLVNLLTSLRHLPLGMHSVLLVMALTWLSWFPFFLFDTDWMGREVYHGDPKGSAIEIKAYDEGVREGAFGLLLNSVVLGISSFLIEPMCLWIGSKYLWAVSNFIVFACMAGTAIITLISLGESQGIGGNEAIKNASLVVFAILGLPLAITYSVPFSMTADLTADTGGGQGLAIGVLNLAIVIPQMIVSLGAGPWDALFGGGNVPAFVLASVSALAAGIIATLKLPSPNNSYKPIGGFHFG
- the LOC111891142 gene encoding sucrose transport protein SUC3 isoform X1; the encoded protein is MDSMSIRVPYKNLRNDADAEVEIMKFEEEANRRMESDTSNVFPHGIASNSSSPSQGPPTNNCSLITLILSCTVAAGVQFGWALQLSLLTPYIQTLGIGHAFSSFIWLCGPITGLVVQPCVGIWSDKCSSKYGRRRPFILIGSLMISLAVIIIGFSADIGYFLGDTKEHCSTFKGTRTRAAFVFILGFWMLDLANNTVQGPARALLADLAGPDQRNSANAIFCSWMAIGNILGFSSGASGNWHRWFPFLTNRACCEACGNLKAAFLVAVIFLTFCTMVTLYFAKEIPLAPKQHLRLSDAVPLVEDPPHHDHSPDHTESKPRKNAVHHKVGNMPESVFELDTNDRNADSAAKDQVETFSDSPGAVLVNLLTSLRHLPLGMHSVLLVMALTWLSWFPFFLFDTDWMGREVYHGDPKGSAIEIKAYDEGVREGAFGLLLNSVRPQKSKSNTNNNVVLGISSFLIEPMCLWIGSKYLWAVSNFIVFACMAGTAIITLISLGESQGIGGNEAIKNASLVVFAILGLPLAITYSVPFSMTADLTADTGGGQGLAIGVLNLAIVIPQMIVSLGAGPWDALFGGGNVPAFVLASVSALAAGIIATLKLPSPNNSYKPIGGFHFG